The proteins below are encoded in one region of Halocatena salina:
- a CDS encoding PspA/IM30 family protein: MGILSRTSYVIRSKINALLNRTEDPSETLDYSYEQMRDELQEVKEGIADLTTQKKRLEMQKRRLEENVDKHNEQARTAVEQDREDLARQALEKKKQKMNQIEDLEGQIADLQQTQDSLVEKKNKLQNRIEEFRTKKESMKARYEAAEASARVSEAVTGAGDEMENVSQAIDRAEERTQDMEARSAALDELEDTGALESSLSDKDSLERELDEISANNEVEAELDTLRSEMGKESKNESNDTKTETETETDTDVASNSSSSNSSSNSNSEIESELEELQDDKSK; the protein is encoded by the coding sequence ATGGGAATCCTTTCACGGACGTCATACGTCATCCGTTCGAAGATCAATGCCCTCCTCAATCGCACTGAAGATCCCTCCGAAACGCTCGATTACTCCTACGAACAGATGCGAGACGAGCTACAGGAGGTCAAAGAGGGGATTGCCGATCTCACCACACAGAAAAAACGCCTCGAAATGCAGAAACGCCGCCTCGAGGAGAACGTCGACAAGCACAATGAGCAGGCACGTACGGCGGTCGAACAGGATCGGGAGGATCTCGCTCGTCAAGCTCTAGAGAAGAAAAAACAGAAGATGAATCAGATCGAGGATCTCGAGGGACAGATCGCCGATTTACAACAGACACAGGATTCGCTCGTCGAGAAAAAGAATAAGCTCCAAAACCGCATCGAGGAGTTCCGCACGAAAAAGGAGTCGATGAAGGCCCGCTACGAGGCTGCCGAAGCATCAGCTCGCGTCTCCGAAGCCGTGACCGGGGCAGGCGACGAGATGGAAAACGTCTCCCAAGCCATCGACCGCGCCGAAGAGCGCACTCAGGATATGGAAGCTCGCTCTGCGGCGCTCGACGAACTCGAAGACACGGGGGCACTCGAAAGCTCGCTGTCTGACAAAGACAGCCTCGAACGCGAACTCGATGAGATATCGGCCAACAACGAAGTCGAGGCCGAACTTGACACTCTCCGCTCGGAGATGGGCAAAGAGTCCAAAAACGAAAGCAACGACACGAAGACCGAGACCGAGACTGAGACGGATACGGATGTCGCGTCTAACTCCTCCTCGTCTAACTCCTCATCTAACTCGAACTCCGAGATCGAGAGCGAACTAGAAGAGCTTCAGGACGACAAGTCGAAGTGA
- the thrS gene encoding threonine--tRNA ligase codes for MDAITVTLPDGSELTVEEDATVADVAYEIGTGLGRDTVAGVVDGELVDAQTPVHDGARIEIVTEDSDEYLDVLRHSAAHVFAQALLRLYPEAKLTIGPWTDDKFYYDVYNVDLDDAALEQIEDEAREIIAEDIPIERVTHSREEAFEIYQDNPFKRDILETEAADEDPVSFYEQAEFKDLCKGPHVDSTGEIGGFKLLSISSAYWRGEEDNESLTRVYGTAFESQSELESFLEQREKAKERDHRKIGQELDLFSVPDHSPGCVHYHPNGMTIRRELEEYVRNKNDELGYEEVWTPELNKAELWKPTGHYENFTEQGEMFNWEQDGTEYGLKPMNCANHAHIYSRDTHSYRDLPIRFSEFGTCYRNEQSGELSGLFRVRGFTQDDGHAFIRPDQIRGEIVDAIQVIEEIYGHVGLEVVYKLETRGDNAIGSEEIWTNATDALRDSLESEDLDYDVEAGEAAFYGPKIGINAKDALGREWTIGTVQLDFNIPERLGLTYIGEDNEEHRPVMIHRALLGSFERFMGVIIEHFNGRFPLWLAPEQVRILPITDDHIEYAEAVKDELDSFRVTIEDRSWTVGKKIQATHDDRVPYMLIVGDDEEATGTVSVRDRKEQQRDAVDVEAFRGYLERERDEKLIEPDIQRASLSE; via the coding sequence ATGGACGCAATCACGGTCACGCTTCCGGACGGATCTGAGCTCACCGTCGAGGAGGACGCGACTGTCGCGGACGTCGCCTACGAGATCGGCACCGGTCTCGGGCGCGACACCGTGGCGGGCGTCGTCGACGGAGAGCTCGTGGACGCACAGACGCCGGTTCACGACGGTGCTCGCATCGAGATCGTCACCGAGGACAGTGACGAGTATCTCGATGTGCTCCGGCACTCGGCGGCCCACGTTTTCGCACAGGCATTGCTCCGACTCTACCCCGAGGCGAAGCTCACGATCGGTCCGTGGACTGACGACAAGTTCTACTACGACGTGTACAACGTGGATCTCGACGATGCGGCACTGGAGCAGATCGAAGACGAAGCCAGAGAGATCATCGCGGAAGACATCCCGATCGAGCGCGTCACCCACTCGCGGGAGGAAGCGTTCGAGATCTATCAGGACAACCCGTTCAAACGCGACATCCTCGAAACGGAGGCAGCCGACGAGGATCCGGTGTCGTTCTACGAACAAGCGGAGTTCAAAGACCTCTGTAAAGGACCACACGTCGACTCGACGGGAGAGATCGGCGGGTTCAAGCTGTTGTCGATCTCTTCTGCGTACTGGCGCGGCGAGGAGGACAACGAAAGTCTCACGCGAGTGTACGGAACGGCGTTCGAATCCCAATCGGAACTCGAGTCGTTCCTCGAACAGCGTGAGAAAGCCAAAGAGCGCGACCACCGCAAGATCGGTCAGGAACTCGATCTCTTCTCGGTACCCGACCACTCGCCGGGCTGTGTGCATTACCATCCCAACGGGATGACGATCCGGCGCGAACTCGAAGAGTACGTCCGGAACAAAAACGACGAGCTGGGCTACGAAGAGGTGTGGACGCCCGAACTCAACAAGGCCGAGCTCTGGAAACCGACGGGTCATTACGAAAACTTCACCGAGCAAGGTGAAATGTTCAATTGGGAACAGGACGGCACCGAGTACGGCCTGAAACCGATGAACTGCGCGAACCACGCCCACATCTACAGCCGGGACACCCACTCTTACCGGGACCTCCCGATCCGGTTCTCCGAGTTCGGAACGTGTTATAGAAACGAACAGTCTGGGGAGCTATCAGGTTTGTTCCGGGTTCGTGGATTCACCCAGGACGACGGCCACGCCTTCATCCGCCCCGATCAGATCCGCGGAGAGATCGTCGATGCCATTCAGGTCATCGAGGAGATCTACGGACACGTCGGTTTGGAGGTGGTGTACAAGCTCGAAACCCGTGGGGATAATGCGATCGGCAGCGAGGAGATCTGGACGAACGCCACCGATGCACTCCGGGACTCGCTGGAATCGGAAGATCTCGACTACGACGTGGAGGCGGGCGAAGCCGCCTTCTATGGCCCGAAGATCGGCATCAACGCCAAAGACGCACTCGGTCGGGAGTGGACGATCGGAACGGTACAGTTGGATTTCAACATCCCCGAGCGGTTGGGACTCACCTACATCGGTGAGGACAACGAGGAACACCGACCGGTAATGATCCACCGGGCGTTGTTGGGATCGTTCGAGCGATTCATGGGCGTCATTATCGAACATTTCAACGGTCGATTCCCGCTCTGGCTCGCCCCCGAGCAGGTCCGTATCCTGCCGATCACCGACGACCACATCGAGTACGCTGAGGCCGTCAAAGACGAGTTGGATTCGTTCCGTGTGACGATCGAGGATCGCTCATGGACCGTCGGGAAGAAGATTCAGGCTACCCACGACGACCGTGTTCCCTACATGTTGATCGTCGGTGACGACGAGGAGGCGACCGGGACAGTCTCGGTTCGAGACCGGAAGGAACAACAACGCGACGCTGTCGATGTCGAAGCGTTCCGTGGGTATCTTGAACGAGAACGGGATGAAAAGCTCATCGAACCGGATATCCAACGCGCGTCGTTGAGTGAATAG